One window of Botrimarina mediterranea genomic DNA carries:
- a CDS encoding 3'-5' exoribonuclease YhaM family protein has protein sequence MAAEPVIVAMADLASGEEGDFFALLAEKQTMLTKDGKPYYRVTFRDARRDCSFPIWSDAPLADVCRDQWVVGEFYKVRALYRETNYGPQLDIRKIRPVEPADEADGFSPQMCQPSSRFDTQEMFADLVAIAEEGIDEGPLRTLTVGLLEEHRELLLTWPAATRNHHAFAGGYLEHVRNVSRHAYYLAQRYAELYPDMTPPLRVDVAVAGAILHDIGKLRELRVTPSGGEYTAAGNLIGHILQGRDMVREAAAELEEPLDEETLLRLEHVIVSHQRLPEWGSPKPPMTPEALIVHFADDCDAKYQMMLTILGDDPSEGPVTGRRNVLGQAVYRGGE, from the coding sequence GTGGCTGCCGAGCCTGTAATCGTTGCGATGGCGGACCTTGCCAGTGGCGAGGAGGGGGACTTCTTTGCGCTGTTGGCGGAGAAGCAGACGATGCTCACCAAGGACGGCAAGCCGTACTATCGGGTGACGTTCCGCGACGCGCGGCGGGATTGCAGCTTCCCGATTTGGAGCGACGCGCCGCTGGCCGATGTGTGCCGCGACCAGTGGGTAGTTGGTGAGTTCTACAAAGTTCGCGCGCTGTACCGTGAGACGAACTACGGCCCGCAGCTCGACATCCGCAAGATCCGCCCCGTTGAGCCGGCGGACGAGGCCGACGGGTTTTCGCCGCAGATGTGCCAGCCGTCGTCTCGGTTCGACACGCAGGAGATGTTCGCCGACTTGGTCGCCATCGCCGAGGAAGGAATCGACGAGGGGCCGCTGCGGACGCTGACCGTCGGACTGCTTGAAGAGCACCGCGAGTTGCTGCTGACATGGCCCGCGGCGACGCGGAACCATCACGCCTTTGCCGGCGGTTACCTAGAGCACGTGCGGAACGTGTCCCGGCACGCTTACTATCTGGCGCAGCGCTACGCCGAGTTGTACCCCGACATGACGCCTCCGCTGCGGGTGGATGTCGCGGTGGCTGGGGCGATCCTGCACGACATCGGCAAGCTGCGTGAGCTGCGGGTCACGCCGTCGGGCGGCGAGTACACGGCGGCCGGCAACCTGATTGGCCACATCCTGCAAGGACGCGACATGGTGCGGGAAGCGGCGGCGGAGCTCGAAGAGCCGCTCGACGAGGAGACCTTGCTGCGGCTGGAACACGTGATCGTCAGCCACCAGCGACTGCCGGAGTGGGGGAGCCCCAAGCCGCCGATGACGCCCGAGGCGCTGATCGTCCACTTTGCCGACGATTGCGATGCGAAGTACCAGATGATGCTGACAATCCTGGGCGACGATCCGTCAGAGGGGCCCGTTACTGGGCGGCGGAACGTGCTAGGGCAGGCGGTCTACCGCGGTGGGGAGTAG
- a CDS encoding 1-acyl-sn-glycerol-3-phosphate acyltransferase, producing the protein MTLPADDMFEIIREEPYEFVPPIESPLWCWLVRTFRLQSYMREVYRVESFDYRGVDRLKASIAEGRGIILAANHSRLADPMALGFLSGEAGTELFAMASWHLFREKWWQTFLMRRMGAFSVYREGNDRQAVNQAIDILTENKRPLVIFPEGAVSRHCDRLMEFMEGPGFIARQASKRREKVGKPPVVIHPVAIRYSYDGDVDKAVAPDLEAIEKSFSWQPQLHLKTHQRIRKIGEALLTLKEVEYLGAAVEGDPHQRALDLIATTLRRIEEKWGVKNGDKDLGYANVVARVKKIRSVVLPDLIAKKVAPEEREDRWRDLAACYYLQQIAHYPRGYITGDKDLPERVLETVERMDEDYRDRVNYHGPLGCTLSVGEAIEVSPERDRTAETDPAMALAAVRVQDMLDGLVAERRAKLFGE; encoded by the coding sequence GTGACGCTGCCCGCCGACGATATGTTCGAGATCATCCGCGAAGAGCCTTACGAGTTCGTTCCACCGATCGAGTCGCCGCTGTGGTGCTGGTTGGTGCGGACCTTTCGGCTGCAGAGCTATATGCGGGAGGTTTACCGCGTCGAGTCGTTCGACTATCGCGGCGTCGATCGGCTGAAGGCGTCGATCGCCGAGGGGCGTGGGATCATCCTGGCCGCGAACCACTCCCGACTCGCCGACCCGATGGCGCTGGGCTTTCTGTCGGGCGAGGCGGGGACCGAGCTGTTCGCGATGGCGAGCTGGCACCTCTTCCGGGAGAAGTGGTGGCAGACGTTCTTGATGCGGCGGATGGGCGCGTTCAGCGTTTACCGCGAAGGGAACGACCGACAGGCGGTGAACCAAGCGATCGACATCCTCACCGAGAATAAGCGGCCCTTGGTGATCTTCCCTGAGGGCGCCGTGTCGCGGCACTGCGACCGACTGATGGAGTTCATGGAGGGCCCGGGCTTTATCGCGCGGCAAGCGAGCAAGCGGCGCGAGAAGGTCGGCAAGCCGCCGGTGGTGATCCATCCGGTGGCGATCCGGTATTCTTACGACGGCGATGTCGATAAGGCCGTGGCGCCCGACCTCGAGGCGATCGAGAAGAGCTTCAGTTGGCAGCCGCAGCTGCACCTGAAGACGCACCAGCGCATCCGCAAGATCGGCGAGGCGCTGCTGACGCTCAAGGAAGTTGAGTACCTCGGCGCCGCGGTCGAGGGCGACCCGCACCAACGGGCGCTCGACTTGATCGCGACGACGCTGCGCCGCATCGAAGAGAAATGGGGCGTCAAGAACGGCGACAAGGACCTCGGCTACGCGAACGTCGTCGCGCGGGTGAAGAAGATCCGCTCGGTGGTGCTGCCGGACCTGATTGCCAAGAAGGTCGCCCCCGAGGAACGCGAAGACCGCTGGCGCGACCTGGCGGCGTGTTACTACCTGCAGCAGATCGCCCACTACCCGCGCGGTTATATCACCGGGGATAAGGACCTGCCCGAGCGGGTGCTGGAGACCGTCGAGCGGATGGACGAGGATTACCGCGACCGCGTCAACTACCACGGCCCGCTCGGCTGCACGCTGTCGGTCGGCGAGGCGATCGAGGTCAGCCCCGAACGCGACCGGACCGCGGAGACCGACCCGGCGATGGCGCTCGCCGCGGTCCGCGTCCAGGACATGCTCGACGGATTGGTGGCCGAGCGCCGGGCGAAGCTCTTTGGCGAGTAG
- the xerD gene encoding site-specific tyrosine recombinase XerD — MPRRDLKKLVKPKRAAAVTDAARYRESFARYLASERQMSGNTVAAYRRDLARFFQWLAGRGLATLTHSDLADYPAWLTDQGLAPTSVARHVVSLKSFFRYLVLEGVLNENQAALVASQKLWRRVPKVLSPAEVDKLLTAPLAGEPLWRRDRAILELLYATGARVSEVSNLRLRDVHLAERFCLCHGKGDKERMVPMGTSAQQVLAAYLQRERLKLAKRRDPESEFLFLSSRGARLSRERIWELLKKSARLAGVSAKISPHSLRHSFATHLLAGGADIRHVQELLGHASIATTQLYTHVDASKLKQVHTAFHPRA; from the coding sequence ATGCCACGCAGGGACCTGAAAAAACTCGTCAAACCGAAGCGGGCCGCCGCTGTCACCGACGCGGCTCGCTACCGGGAGTCGTTCGCGCGCTACTTGGCGAGCGAGCGGCAGATGTCGGGCAACACGGTCGCCGCTTATCGCCGTGACCTGGCGCGGTTCTTCCAGTGGCTCGCCGGCCGCGGGCTGGCGACGCTCACCCATAGCGACCTGGCCGACTACCCGGCGTGGCTCACCGACCAGGGCCTCGCCCCGACGAGCGTCGCCCGCCACGTCGTCTCGCTGAAGTCGTTCTTCCGCTACTTGGTTCTCGAAGGGGTCCTCAACGAGAACCAAGCGGCGCTCGTCGCCTCGCAGAAACTCTGGCGCCGCGTGCCGAAGGTGCTCAGCCCGGCCGAGGTCGACAAACTGCTCACCGCGCCGCTCGCCGGCGAACCGCTCTGGCGCCGCGACCGGGCGATCCTCGAACTGCTCTACGCCACCGGCGCGCGGGTCAGCGAAGTGTCGAACCTCCGTCTCCGTGACGTCCACCTCGCCGAACGCTTCTGCCTCTGCCACGGCAAGGGCGACAAAGAGCGGATGGTCCCGATGGGCACGAGCGCCCAACAGGTCCTCGCCGCCTACCTCCAGCGCGAACGCCTCAAGCTCGCTAAACGGCGCGATCCCGAGTCGGAGTTCCTCTTCCTCTCGTCGCGTGGCGCCCGGCTAAGCCGCGAACGGATTTGGGAACTGCTCAAGAAGTCAGCGCGGCTCGCCGGCGTCTCGGCAAAGATCAGCCCCCACTCGCTGCGGCACAGCTTCGCGACGCACCTGCTGGCCGGCGGCGCCGACATCCGTCACGTGCAAGAACTACTAGGCCACGCCTCGATCGCCACGACACAGCTCTACACGCACGTCGACGCGTCCAAACTCAAACAAGTCCACACAGCGTTCCACCCACGGGCTTAG
- a CDS encoding ExbD/TolR family protein, which yields MKIRHSEMHSGKVEVPMTPMIDIVFQLLVFFIMSFKIVQPEGDFNIRMPLPASNAPAAPSELPVFNLRMAAAANGDLEQLSMDSRVFEGEDRFAKLHGYIRGMINDAGGPGTAEDQEVEINADFDLKYDYVMRAITALSGYIENGQRHQLIEKIRLTPPKESP from the coding sequence ATGAAGATTCGCCATTCAGAGATGCACTCGGGCAAGGTCGAAGTCCCGATGACGCCGATGATCGACATCGTGTTTCAGTTGTTGGTGTTCTTCATCATGTCGTTCAAGATCGTGCAGCCGGAGGGGGACTTCAACATCCGGATGCCGCTGCCGGCGAGCAACGCGCCGGCGGCGCCGAGCGAGCTGCCGGTGTTCAACCTGCGGATGGCGGCGGCGGCGAACGGCGACCTCGAACAGCTGTCGATGGACAGCCGCGTCTTCGAGGGCGAGGACCGCTTCGCGAAGCTGCACGGGTACATCCGCGGCATGATCAACGACGCGGGCGGCCCCGGGACGGCGGAGGACCAAGAGGTCGAGATCAACGCCGACTTCGATTTGAAGTACGACTACGTGATGCGGGCGATCACGGCGCTCTCCGGTTACATCGAGAACGGCCAGCGGCACCAGTTGATTGAGAAGATTCGGTTGACGCCGCCGAAGGAATCACCTTAG
- a CDS encoding ExbD/TolR family protein → MRLTKRHRSEVTESDMTPMIDMTFQLIAFLMVMINFSDIEQDQRVQLPSSELAKPPETAYDEPLTVQMTADETILFGGQEMGIEDLRSAIRREATLLKAYKDNRLDEAMVVIRADLRSRTGSVQEIIEACQEAGFDTFALRGKQSDESTLNSE, encoded by the coding sequence ATGCGACTCACGAAACGCCATCGATCGGAAGTCACCGAGTCGGACATGACGCCGATGATCGACATGACGTTTCAGCTGATCGCGTTCTTGATGGTGATGATCAACTTCTCCGACATCGAGCAGGACCAGCGCGTCCAGCTGCCGTCGAGCGAGTTGGCGAAGCCGCCGGAGACGGCTTACGACGAGCCGCTGACGGTTCAGATGACGGCCGACGAGACGATCCTCTTTGGCGGGCAGGAAATGGGGATCGAAGACTTGAGGTCGGCGATCCGCCGCGAGGCGACGCTGCTGAAGGCTTACAAGGATAACCGGCTCGACGAGGCGATGGTCGTGATCCGCGCCGACCTCCGCAGCCGCACCGGCAGCGTTCAGGAGATCATCGAGGCGTGCCAAGAAGCGGGCTTCGATACGTTCGCGCTGCGGGGCAAGCAGAGCGACGAATCGACACTGAACTCCGAATGA
- a CDS encoding MotA/TolQ/ExbB proton channel family protein: protein MQRSTLTLGTLLLALVAVFVTAPQGAWAQDEGDAAEAPAAAAVEPAPVEGAATAPVERTSYLGWAYKSLGLGYSIVFLALSFTLVSLLVMNLIKATRASIAPPDLVEAFEAHLNAKQFSEAYELANADDSFLGKVLAAGLGRLSNGGDYPRAIEAMQEVGEEENMKLDHRLSYMALIGTIAPMIGLLGTVQGMIASFDVIATSPTTPKPSELAEGIATALFTTLVGLVIAIPAIAAYNILRNRVAELVLQAGIVSEGLMSRFEKSR from the coding sequence ATGCAACGAAGCACGTTAACGCTCGGGACCCTGCTGCTCGCCCTGGTGGCGGTGTTCGTGACGGCTCCGCAAGGGGCGTGGGCCCAGGACGAGGGGGACGCCGCCGAGGCGCCGGCCGCGGCCGCGGTTGAACCAGCGCCGGTTGAAGGCGCGGCTACGGCGCCCGTTGAACGGACTAGCTACCTTGGTTGGGCGTACAAATCGCTCGGCCTAGGGTACAGCATCGTCTTCTTGGCGTTGTCGTTCACGCTGGTGTCTTTGTTGGTGATGAACCTGATCAAGGCGACGCGGGCCAGCATCGCTCCGCCGGACCTCGTGGAGGCGTTCGAGGCGCACCTGAACGCCAAGCAGTTCAGCGAGGCCTACGAGCTGGCGAACGCCGACGACTCGTTCCTCGGCAAGGTGCTCGCCGCGGGGCTCGGCAGGTTATCGAACGGCGGGGATTACCCCCGCGCGATCGAAGCGATGCAGGAGGTCGGCGAGGAAGAGAACATGAAGCTCGACCACCGCCTCAGCTACATGGCCCTGATCGGCACGATCGCCCCGATGATCGGCCTGTTGGGGACGGTGCAGGGCATGATCGCGTCGTTCGACGTGATCGCCACCTCGCCGACGACCCCCAAGCCGAGCGAATTGGCCGAGGGCATCGCGACGGCGCTGTTCACGACGCTGGTGGGCCTGGTGATCGCGATCCCGGCGATCGCCGCTTACAACATCCTCCGGAACCGAGTCGCGGAGCTGGTGCTCCAGGCGGGGATCGTCAGCGAGGGGTTGATGAGCCGGTTTGAGAAGTCGCGCTGA
- a CDS encoding tetratricopeptide repeat protein → MTPTRLVLSIALTLALATAASAADQVRLVGGGSKSGKITTATRDGVTVDTVDGAVNVPVGDLRFVILEEEPTLLTQARINFGNGGYETAEEMLSGLRETGGAPKLVKQEIAYYKAACAARLALGGSGDAQEAGRQMTAFIREHGDSFHYYEAVETLGDLRVSLGDFDQAERAYSQLAKAAGIALKARAALLVGRMLQVQGKHEDALKRFDGLIGARVNDPGVAEAQRLAKLAKAESLAATGDLTAGLEIAREVIRSADEREAATLAAGYNALGRCYEAAGESKDALFAYLHTDLLFNTDPLTHAEALAHLGPLWREAGKPDAARDALDRLRRQYAATPQARSAEVR, encoded by the coding sequence GTGACGCCGACCAGACTCGTGTTATCGATCGCGCTGACGCTCGCGCTTGCCACGGCGGCGTCGGCGGCGGACCAGGTGCGGCTGGTTGGCGGCGGTTCGAAGAGCGGCAAGATCACCACCGCGACGCGCGACGGCGTGACCGTCGATACGGTTGACGGCGCGGTCAACGTGCCGGTAGGCGACCTCCGCTTCGTGATCCTGGAAGAAGAGCCGACGCTGCTCACGCAAGCGCGGATCAATTTCGGCAACGGCGGGTACGAGACCGCCGAGGAGATGCTCAGCGGATTGCGGGAGACCGGCGGCGCCCCAAAGCTCGTGAAGCAAGAGATCGCTTACTACAAAGCGGCCTGCGCGGCGCGTCTGGCCCTCGGCGGCAGTGGCGACGCGCAGGAAGCGGGGCGGCAAATGACGGCGTTCATACGCGAGCACGGTGATAGTTTTCACTACTACGAGGCCGTCGAGACCCTCGGCGACCTGCGGGTTTCGCTTGGTGATTTTGATCAAGCGGAGCGAGCCTACAGCCAACTCGCCAAGGCGGCCGGAATTGCCCTCAAGGCGCGGGCGGCGTTGCTGGTCGGCCGAATGCTTCAGGTTCAGGGGAAGCATGAAGACGCGTTGAAGCGATTCGATGGCTTGATCGGCGCTAGGGTGAACGACCCGGGCGTCGCCGAGGCGCAGCGGCTGGCGAAGCTGGCGAAGGCCGAGAGCCTGGCGGCGACCGGAGACCTGACCGCGGGACTCGAGATCGCCCGCGAAGTGATCCGTTCGGCGGACGAGCGCGAGGCGGCGACCTTGGCGGCGGGTTACAACGCTCTGGGACGCTGCTACGAAGCGGCGGGCGAGAGCAAGGACGCGTTGTTCGCTTACTTGCACACCGATCTGCTCTTCAACACTGATCCGCTGACACACGCCGAGGCCCTGGCTCACCTGGGGCCGCTCTGGCGGGAGGCGGGGAAGCCCGACGCGGCGCGCGACGCACTCGACCGGTTGCGCCGGCAGTACGCGGCGACGCCGCAGGCCCGTTCGGCCGAGGTGAGGTAA
- a CDS encoding RNA polymerase sigma factor, whose translation MALNRSDFQSLVDEHGPALYRLAYRLIGDAHDAEEIVQETFRSAWTSRDRFDNARGERAWLASILRRRSADRWRRVGRTLPATSGDHVLEYSIEDDDPLEQGYTDRMQAALARLPDEMREALLMVIVGELTHQETADALGAPLGTILSRVSRGRQRLREELLKGEGSEALSR comes from the coding sequence ATGGCTCTCAACCGCTCCGATTTCCAATCGCTCGTCGATGAGCACGGCCCGGCCTTGTATCGGCTGGCGTACCGGCTGATCGGCGATGCGCACGATGCGGAAGAGATCGTCCAAGAAACGTTCCGCAGCGCCTGGACGAGCCGCGACCGGTTCGACAACGCGCGGGGCGAGCGGGCGTGGCTGGCGTCGATCCTACGTCGCCGCTCCGCCGACCGTTGGCGTCGCGTTGGCAGGACGCTGCCGGCGACGTCGGGCGATCACGTCCTCGAGTATTCGATCGAAGACGACGACCCGCTCGAGCAAGGTTACACCGATCGGATGCAGGCCGCGCTGGCGAGGTTGCCGGACGAGATGCGCGAGGCGCTGTTGATGGTGATCGTCGGCGAGCTGACGCACCAAGAGACGGCCGACGCGCTGGGCGCGCCGCTGGGAACGATCCTGTCGCGCGTCAGCCGCGGGCGGCAACGTTTGCGCGAGGAGCTGCTGAAGGGGGAAGGTAGCGAGGCGCTCTCACGTTGA